The Streptosporangiales bacterium DNA window GCGCGCTTTTCGGGGTCGGGTGCCGGGTGTCAAGAAACCGCCCGCGAACAAATCCCACAAAAGTCGTTGTGCGGTTTCTTGACACCCGGCACCCGACCCCCACAATCAAGAAAGGGGTGAGGCAGCGGACCGAAGCACCCCCAGCCGTGCATAATCACAGGATGCGCGAGCGAACCGTCCGCTGGGACGACCCGATGATCACCGCCAAGGCCGGCCGCGACCGGTCCGGCCTCGACACCCTCCAGGCGATCGCGGACGGTGAGCTCCCGGCGCCGCCCATCGCCGCCACGCTCGGCTTCGACCTGGTCTCGGTCGAGCCGGGACGCGTCGTCTTCTCGTTCGAGCCGGCCGAGTTCCAGTACAACCCGATCGGGTCGGTGCACGGCGGCGTCTATGCGACGCTCCTCGACTCCGCCGCCGGCTGCGCGGTGCACTCCCGGCTGCCGGCCGGAGTCGGCTACACCAGCCTCGACCTCGCCGTGAAGTACCTTGGCACCGTCACGATCGCAACGGGTACGGTCACCTGCGTGGGCACCGTCACGCACCTCGGCAAGCGCACCGCGTTGGCCGAGGCCCGCCTCACCGGGCCCGACGACCGACTGCTCGCCACCGCGACGAGCAGTTGCCTACTCCTTCGCCCCTGACCCCGAGGAGTCCATGGTGCAGCTCACCGCCGAGGACCGTGTTCTCATTGCCGAGACGATCTCGCTGCACGGCCACGTGTTCGACGACGGCGAGCTCGACCGGCTCGACGAGCTGTTCACCCCCGACGTCGTCTACGACGTCAGCGACTTCGGCCAGCAACCCATCCGCGGCATCGGAGCGATCCGCGACGCCGCGCTGGCGATGGGCGATGCCAACCCGGTCGGACACCACGTCACCAACATCGTCATCACGGGGGCGGACGGCGACGAGGCCACCGCGCGTTCCAAGGGCATCGGCGTGATGGCCGACGGCAGCTGCGGCAGCGTCGTGTACGTCGACACGCTGCGCCGGCACGCCGGTGGCTGGCGGATCTGTCACCGCAAGGTCATCGCGCGCCGCATGCCGCTCGGCGGCTGACCGACCCGTCAGCTCGCCAGCAGGTCCATTTCCTCGAAGCGGCGCAACAGGTCGGCCTTCGCGAGGGCGACCCGGTCGTCGCTGCCGTCGCGGGGGAACGGCAGGTCGATGGTGACGTCGTCCTCTACGTGCCCACCCTTGCGCATGACGACGACGCGATTCGACAGCTCGATCGCCTCGCCGACGTCGTGCGTCACGAAGATGACGGTCTTGCCTGTCGCGGCCCACATCTCGTGCAGCTCGCGACGCAGCGTGCGGCCGGTGATCGCGTCGAGGTGGCTGAACGGCTCGTCCATGAGCAGGAGATCCGGCTCCACGGCGAACGCGCGGGCGATGCCGACGCGTTGCTGCATGCCGCCGGACAGCTGGCCAGGGTACTTGTGCTCGACGTCGCCGAGCCCCACCATCTCCAGGTACTCGCGGCACCGCGCCTTCGCGTCGGCGTT harbors:
- a CDS encoding nuclear transport factor 2 family protein, whose product is MQLTAEDRVLIAETISLHGHVFDDGELDRLDELFTPDVVYDVSDFGQQPIRGIGAIRDAALAMGDANPVGHHVTNIVITGADGDEATARSKGIGVMADGSCGSVVYVDTLRRHAGGWRICHRKVIARRMPLGG
- a CDS encoding hotdog fold thioesterase, giving the protein MRERTVRWDDPMITAKAGRDRSGLDTLQAIADGELPAPPIAATLGFDLVSVEPGRVVFSFEPAEFQYNPIGSVHGGVYATLLDSAAGCAVHSRLPAGVGYTSLDLAVKYLGTVTIATGTVTCVGTVTHLGKRTALAEARLTGPDDRLLATATSSCLLLRP
- a CDS encoding ATP-binding cassette domain-containing protein, which translates into the protein MAHVRIDAVQKEFVTGDHKVVALEEVTLDVEGATFVSIVGPSGCGKSTLLNILAGIESPDSGTVSITQDGETAAVGYVFQAPRLLPWRSILDNLYLVQRPRNADAKARCREYLEMVGLGDVEHKYPGQLSGGMQQRVGIARAFAVEPDLLLMDEPFSHLDAITGRTLRRELHEMWAATGKTVIFVTHDVGEAIELSNRVVVMRKGGHVEDDVTIDLPFPRDGSDDRVALAKADLLRRFEEMDLLAS